A section of the Lepus europaeus isolate LE1 chromosome 10, mLepTim1.pri, whole genome shotgun sequence genome encodes:
- the GTSF1L gene encoding gametocyte-specific factor 1-like: protein MEPEALEICPYNPHHRIPLSRFQYHLASCRRKNPKKAKKMASCKYNACHVVPIRKLEEHEASCANRSSLEEDDNLSPLKGGLPGPRQEDDPLHTFVPQKLVCESDARESEKETNPQKILRPGQ, encoded by the exons ATGGAGCCAGAAGCCTTAGAAATTTGCCCTTACAATCCGCACCACCGGATTCCCCTCAGCAGATTCCAGTACCACCTGGCATCATGCAGGAGAAAGAACCCAAAAAAAGCCAAAAAGATGGCCAGCTGCAAATACAACGCCTGCCACGTGGTCCCcatcagaaagctagaggagcacGAGGCTTCCTGTGCCAACAGAAGCTCCCTGGAGGAAGACGACAACTTGAGCCCTCTGAAAGGCGGTCTCCCAGGCCCACGGCAGGAAGACGACCCCCTGCAT ACTTTTGTCCCACAAAAGCTGGTTTGTGAAAGTGATgcgagagagtcagagaaagagaccaACCCCCAGAAGATCCTCAGACCAGGACAGTAA